The following is a genomic window from Nitrospira sp..
ACATCCGCGTGCGTCACCTCGAAGAGTGTTTGCTCCGCTTCCATCAGAGAGCGGGAGGTCTGGTGAGCGGCCGCCGTGATCCGGGCGCCGACATCGGGCCATTTGACGTACAGGACCACCTTGCCGATGTCGTGCAGCAGGCCTGCGACAAAAACCTCCTCCGGGTTTTTCATCGCAGCCTTCGTCCCCAGGAGGTGTGCGGTGATGGCGACGCCCAGCGAATGGCGCCAGAGCTGGTCCATGCCGGTGGCCTTCATCATGTCGAAGGCGGTCGCGCAGAGCGTCAGGCCCTTCACCACGTTCAATCCCAACACGACCACGGCGTGGGCGACCGACCCGATGCGCGACGGGAATCCATAGAACGGAGAGTTGGCCAGCCGTAAGACCTTGGCGGACAGCACGTGATCCTTTTCGATCAGGGCCCCGATGTCTTCTGC
Proteins encoded in this region:
- a CDS encoding Metal-dependent phosphohydrolase, HD subdomain — protein: MNPPAKVDLQRRIEQVGELPTLPHVVQRLASMIGRPNVSAEDIGALIEKDHVLSAKVLRLANSPFYGFPSRIGSVAHAVVVLGLNVVKGLTLCATAFDMMKATGMDQLWRHSLGVAITAHLLGTKAAMKNPEEVFVAGLLHDIGKVVLYVKWPDVGARITAAAHQTSRSLMEAEQTLFEVTHADVGGWLAAAWHLPTGLREPILYHHRPAAAQEAPLQTAIVHVADVLVKGLACGNPGDDLVPPLSHEAWDLVGLDKQSLAHCLAKATEEFQTIDGYL